A genomic segment from Ciona intestinalis chromosome 10, KH, whole genome shotgun sequence encodes:
- the LOC100181601 gene encoding coiled-coil domain-containing protein 154 gives MSLTKLPGRHRLAVLPGLAPSRSASLAGNDITTTLATLDDESSNKQLVPIPSYPNSKHNVRQLPAWNGTTSLRSRESDESIGGHIQNVVTRITMLEEGNKAILEEVYRLQSNARAADYSRKEVQKEEKKVQRELMETMRSSNDVISQLTSRLRRAEEKLHHERENLQNITSHSKKLEQALFNSQKETDSQRETQTSQMTDLRHRLEDITRKLEKGDRTSENIVDEFHQLKNKLDTQAMEFSHMQNEMKQRSKRTEDEIKQTLQQARLQKDNNNMAEQNTLQLRHLFESRMAETRDAVVELRNRVAHAESDARSQVQQVSLKVSELQSNLGDLSHKRLEELQSLEKTRQEQSHSEENERLKLHKKIQVVVEEMSEKLLQKESRLREEALRKFVDVEKLMQREESSRVDFERQMREDTENRWNLQQKIYNEEMQSMKEMRRTERTRHSTNYKKIDEMFKTLDRKINNDRKSVEKVLLAEITKREEQATRQGGHIDGVQEQLRIAVSTLQQAIGGLQFQAAKDKDRVLGEIKSRMEDGESKLNRALTDTDARLTALSIRLTQQEETLDSKMSEFKSTVREQHNEMMHSATEWREVMNKDIVSMQDVLKSVPQELKETQERVELLKADVETKTTLEAESRFKDAESTKKQLRNMSQHFEDIDSSMIEGKLKFDQMQRDVTLAQRTVSQMERLLNDARSNLTVRVNSETKMRMEETSGIKQELARLKMDIQPLLWKKKSDDRTFVKRPLSTLNEWGLYQCARWYDIKMRWLQLLDKSRHRNFPPRSKEFFPVRDPPKSASPVSLGPDARAGIPDADLDQTDYSGEDTELENLVERNDTPSQLASSRATSADVLDANDVIGDVGDDVVEGNMPPDGAINPQPAWYNQENVGEKKTNASRASNKSGGQSSPKVTKQSTPQPTPGNQSPPGSKRSPLQRDSGGSRASRASQRKSNEAAAPSTGGQPKRQQSQVQPGGGTSYDMEGRRN, from the exons atgaGCCTTACGAAGCTGCCAGGACGCCATAGacttgcagtgttgccaggtttAGCTCCTTCTAGATCCGCTAGTTTAGCGGGCAACGACATCACCACAACACTGGCCACATTAGATGATGAAAGCAGCAACAAGCAGTTAGTTCCAATACCTTCTTATCCAAACTCAAAACACAACGTAAGACAACTACCAGCTTGGAATGGGACTACTTCACTACG GTCCAGGGAAAGCGACGAAAGCATCGGAGGTCACATTCAAAATGTCGTCACGAGAATCACCATGTTGGAAGAAGGGAACAAAGCGATTCTGGAAGAG GTCTACCGACTACAAAGCAACGCCAGAGCGGCTGACTATTCAAGAAAAGAGGTTCAGAAAGAAGAAAAGAAAGTTCAACGTGAACTTATGGAGACGATGCGGTCaagtaatgacgtcatcagtcaGCTGACGTCACGACTCCGAAGAGCTGAGGAGAAACTTCATCATGAGCGAGAAAATCTACAAAATATAACTTCACATTCGAAGAAGCTGGAGCAG GCATTATTCAACTCTCAAAAAGAAACCGACTCCCAGAGAGAGACGCAGACGTCACAGATGACTGACTTACGTCACAGACTTGAAGATATAACTCGAAAGTTAGAAAAAGGGGACAGAACATCGGAAAATATTGTCGACGAATTTCaccaacttaaaaataaattagataCTCAG GCGATGGAGTTCAGCCACATGCAAAACGAGATGAAACAGAGATCGAAACGAACGGAAgatgaaattaaacaaaccCTTCAACAAGCGAGGTTGCAGAaggataataataatatggcTGAACAAAATACTCTTCAACTAAG GCATTTGTTTGAATCACGAATGGCAGAAACACGTGACGCAGTGGTTGAGCTTCGTAATCGAGTCGCACACGCAGAGTCGGATGCAAGATCCCAAGTACAACAG GTCAGTCTTAAAGTGTCGGAACTTCAATCTAACCTGGGAGATTTATCTCATAAGAGATTGGAAGAACTTCAGTCTTTGGAGAAGACGAGACAGGAACAAAGTCATTCAGAAGAAAATGAAAGATTAAAACTTCATAAAAAGATTCAG GTCGTCGTTGAAGAAATGAGCGAAAAACTTCTTCAAAAAGAATCGAGATTACGAGAGGAAGCTCTTCGTAAGTTTGTGGATGTTGAAAAGTTGATGCAGAGAGAAGAATCTTCTCGTGTGGACTTTGAGAGGCAGATGAGGGAAGACACCGAAAACAG ATGGAACCTCCAACAAAAGATTTACAACGAAGAGATGCAATCAATGAAAGAAATGCGAAGAACAGAAAGGACACGTCATTCTACCAACTATAAGAAGATTGacgaaatgtttaaaacattggaTCGAAAGATAAATAATGACAG GAAATCAGTGGAAAAAGTGTTGCTTGCCGAAATCACGAAGCGTGAAGAGCAAGCAACGCGTCAGGGAGGTCATATAGACGGGGTACAAGAACAACTTCGTATCGCAGTATCTACACTGCAACAAGCTATTGGTGGTTTACAGTTCCAAGCGGCAAAGGATAAAGATCGTGTTCTGGGCGAG ATAAAGAGTCGAATGGAAGACGGtgaaagtaaattaaacaGAGCTTTGACCGACACTGATGCTCGTTTGACTGCTTTGTCCATTCGCCTCACACAACAG GAAGAGACTTTGGATTCAAAAATGTCCGAATTCAAATCCACTGTAAGGGAGCAACATAATGAGATGATGCACAGCGCCACTGAGTGGAGAGAAGTTATGAATAAAGATATCGTTTCGATGCAagacgttttaaaaa GTGTGCCGCAAGAACTGAAGGAGACGCAGGAAAGAGTCGAACTTCTAAAAGCTGATGTTGAAACTAAGACGACGTTGGAAGCTGAGAGCAGGTTTAAAGATGCTGAGTCAACCAAGAAGCAGTTACGTAACATGAGCCAGCATTTTGAAGACATAGATTCTTCAATGATTGAGGGAAAACTGAAGTTTGATCAAATGCAAAGAGACGTGACGTTGGCGCAAAGGACTGTGTCACAG ATGGAGCGTCTACTCAACGATGCTCGTTCCAATCTTACTGTTCGTGTGAACTCTGAGACCAAGATGAGGATGGAGGAGACGAGTGGGATCAAACAAGAGCTTGCTCGTTTAAAGATGGATATTCAACCCTTGCTATGGAAGAAGAAATCAGATGATCGAACTTTTGTGAAGAGACCTTTATCAACTTTGAATGAATGGGGGTTGTATCAATGTGCAAG ATGGTACGACATTAAGATGCGATGGTTGCAACTCTTGGATAAAAGTCGGCATCGAAACTTCCCCCCAAGATCCAAAGAATTCTTCCCAGTACGGGATCCTCCTAAATCTGCATCACCCGTATCTTTAGGTCCGGATGCCAGAGCTGGGATTCCGGATGCTGATCTAGATCAGACAGATTACTCTGGCGAAGACACAGAACTG GAAAATCTCGTTGAAAGGAATGACACTCCAAGTCAACTTGCTTCTTCTCGCGCTACTTCTGCTGACGTACTTGAtgccaatgacgtcatcggagATGTCGGCGATGACGTAGTCGAAGGCAACATGCCACCAGATGGAGCTATAAACCCTCAACCCGCGTGGTACAACCAGGAAAATGTTGGCGAGAAAAAAACGAACGCGTCGAGAGCCTCAAACAAGAGCGGTGGACAGAGTAGTCCTAAAGTTACGAAGCAATCGACCCCACAGCCTACACCAGGTAATCAATCACCACCTGGTAGCAAAAGGTCGCCACTGCAGCGAGATTCTGGTGGTTCGAGGGCAAGCAGGGCATCACAGCGAAAAAGTAACGAAGCTGCAGCCCCATCTACCGGTGGTCAGCCGAAGCGTCAACAATCCCAAGTCCAACCCGGAGGGGGTACGTCTTATGATATGGAAGGACGAAgaaattaa
- the LOC104266094 gene encoding uncharacterized protein LOC104266094 yields MSKSRESARKSNEDNSFLLKGKVKDLEAEVTKLKQRLEDLRKAKNSTIVKREREVVQVEQPNLGRSAGVETYKYKELERKLAESELRNKNSVRECQELQDRVKAIEEENVKLAKDRDMWKSKFEQGERDFGLVRETHAAEMERIKAECREKSAAADDANTELERLRERLEMKAMQEENKHKENHDREGFINGLMSENADLRTKIESLYNELSVKEAKWLEASDRMNQDLREKWDTKYAAWMTETERRIIELKEANLLLKSALSKGGPKPTEGNEALD; encoded by the exons ATGAGCAAATCTCGTGAGAGTGCCAGAAAGTCCAACGAAGACAACAGTTTTCTGCTTAAGGGAAAAGTAAAAGATTTAGAAGCCGAAGTTACGAAACTTAAACAG AGACTTGAGGATCTCAGGAAAGCTAAAAACAGCACAATTGTTAAACGGGAACGGGAAGTTGTGCAAGTGGAGCAACCTAACCTTGGTAGATCTGCTGGCGTAgaaacttataaatataaagaactTGAACGAAAACTTGCGGAATCTGAACTGAGGAATAAAAACTCCGTGCGTGAATGCCAGGAGCTACAAGAtcgggttaaagcaattgaaGAAGAAAATGTTAAGCTGGCTAAAGACCGGGATATGTGGAAGTCGAAATTCGAGCAGGGGGAGAGAGATTTTGGGTTGGTGAGAGAAACACACGCAGCTGAAATGGAGAGGATTAAAGCGGAATGTCGAGAAAAAAGCGCGGCTGCTGATGACGCGAATACGGAGTTGGAAAGATTGAGAGAAAGATTGGAGATGAAGGCGATGcaagaagaaaataaacacaaagaaAATCA CGACAGGGAGGGATTTATAAACGGCCTAATGAGCGAAAACGCTGATTTGAGAACAAAAATTGAATCCTTATACAACGAACTCAGCGTGAAGGAAGCGAAATGGTTGGAAGCCTCAGATCGAATGAATCAAGAC TTGCGAGAAAAGTGGGACACCAAGTATGCTGCATGGATGACGGAGACCGAGAGAcgaattattgaattaaaagaaGCGAATTTACTGTTAAAAAGTGCATTGTCTAAGGGGGGACCTAAACCTACAGAGGGGAATGAGGCGCTGGACTGA